The following coding sequences lie in one Punica granatum isolate Tunisia-2019 unplaced genomic scaffold, ASM765513v2 Contig00021, whole genome shotgun sequence genomic window:
- the LOC116189805 gene encoding uncharacterized protein LOC116189805, translated as MMEIQHFSDEHPLELFENGVASFAGEDVQCHLCTGYLFIHEAVPVYGCRDCGIYLHKHCAKLVAQVEHPLHPLHPLILDIGKRENGWRGYRCSCCQKTPGDVSLSSYHCSRCNYDLDPECAALVPTMKLRDPSHLFFLFEEVGISEGSRCSVCGDDFSGTDSKINSPIFVCAIPECVHALHLHCAPITLPETVRHEFHNYHDLVYTKSVAEGGHWDGHYCDACEEKRDPKFPVYYCMECNFACHVFCAISKELPSLIEAYENDCLQRGASLDAFLRYYEDKLPRMRSEKRK; from the exons ATGATGGAGATTCAACATTTCTCTGACGAGCACCCATTAGAATTATTCGAAAATGGTGTTGCGTCTTTTGCCGGTGAAGACGTCCAATGCCACTTGTGCACCGGGTATCTCTTCATTCATGAAGCGGTTCCGGTGTACGGATGTAGGGATTGCGGGATCTACCTCCACAAGCACTGCGCTAAGCTGGTTGCCCAGGTCGAACACCCTCTCCACCCTCTCCACCCGCTCATTCTCGATATCGGGAAACGCGAGAATGGCTGGAGGGGATACCGATGTTCTTGCTGTCAAAAGACCCCAGGAGACGTCTCGTTGTCCTCGTACCATTGCAGCCGATGCAACTATGATCTGGATCCAGAATGCGCTGCCCTTGTTCCAACCATGAAGCTTCGGGACCCCAGCCAcctctttttcctctttgaAGAGGTAGGCATCTCCGAAGGTTCCAGGTGCAGTGTCTGCGGTGATGACTTCAGCGGCACCGACTCCAAGATCAATTCACCTATTTTTGTTTGTGCAATTCCTGAGTGTGTTCATGCTCTTCATTTGCACTGCGCCCCTATCACTCTACCGGAGACAGTCAGGCACGAGTTTCACAATTACCACGACCTCGTCTATACAAAATCAGTGGCTGAAGGAGGGCATTGGGATGGTCACTACTGTGATGCCTGCGAGGAGAAAAGAGATCCCAAGTTTCCGGTCTATTACTGCATGGAATGCAATTTTGCTTGTCATGTCTTCTGTGCCATTTCCAAG GAGTTACCTTCTCTAATAGAAGCGTATGAGAATGACTGTTTACAGAGAGGTGCCTCCTTAGACGCATTTCTTCGCTATTATGAAGACAAGTTGCCAAGGATGCGCtcggaaaagagaaaatag